The stretch of DNA TGTATTAGTTTCTCTTGGGAAAATCTAAATATCCTACTATTTGTAACAAATGATGAAATATGCTTTTTTCATGGATGCTATGTTACTTTTAGTAAGACAAGTGAAATATGCTATTCTTTTGTAACGCACACCGCTATTTCCTGCTCGAGTACCCAACTATAAAATCCGCTTCCTCCGTTTTTACTTACTCTTTGTTCAAGCTTACCGCTAATAAATAGAtacgataaatataacgaacTTGACAATCGTGGACCTGGCGTCGCGTACCGGAGAAAGTAATTCGTAAATGTGCCAAGTATTACCAATATATGCATCGAGTTGAACCTTTCGATGCGTGTGAAACGTTTTCACGTGATCCATGCCAATCCACGCCTCTCGATCTACGATCGCACCACGTGTTTCCACGGGCATACGTGCGCATAGCTTTCCACGGAATCAAGTCGTAGGACGCGTTAGATTTGAATCGATTCTCACACTTACGACAGGGAATGCAAATAGAAAGTTCGTTCAGTCCGAGTAGAATGTCTCTGTGCGGCGAGCCACGCCAATGAAAGTGTGCTACAGTTCTCCATAGAAGGCACCGGATTAATCTCCGAGTCCGGGCACGCTTGCAAAATTTGCCATAACCATTGCAAAACGATGATTTTGTTCCTGATATGTAGCTGATCTCGCTCGTAATCAATTTGAATTCCGATATTTTAGGAATTGAATGCCGCTAACTGCAGGTGCTGACGGAAATAGTATGATGAACAGGGTGAAAGTTGGACGAGAATTTGGAATTTTATAGAAACGCGGATAGAACactgacgttatacgtaatctTCGAATAGgcctgcggatgtttatgcaaattcgtatctttATGAATAGAACGTAAATGTAGGTACAGAAAGATTTGTcttgtattttaaatattatacttttatatattttgtataatttggtatattatatacattctgTATAGTTTTGCATACTAAAATCTTtcgtaaatgcataaatatccgtagCTTAATTAAGAGTATTAAGTTAACACTGGTTTTTTAAACATAGTCAATTTTAGTCAAATTAGTTTGTACTACAGTAGAACTGCACTTATTTAATTGACCGAACGCTTGACTGAAACTACTTATTTCAACACGAACTCTAATTATACGAATTCCATTTACATACGATCAAAAGCTTGGTCTGatcaaaagaaataaaatatttctactgTTATACttttcataaattaatatctcaGGTACATACATCAAATGCCAATTCGATTGATATCaaaaatacaaaaagaaaaaagaaacaattttttcCTCCGGTATAAATAATGATACGTGATCAATAAATCACGGTTTGGTTTGATTTTGTAATTAATTCATCGTCGACTTTTTACGTATTTCCTATGAGTCATTTCCCTGGGAAACGCTGTCTCTAAGTGATTAAACTTAGCGCCGTTATTACGACAGCAAATGTTTATCCGGTTCGATCATACGGATCGGTGTTCTGTAATGAAATCAGCGAGTACGTAGGTCGGAATTCTATTCAAAATGATCGTGTGCACACGATGAATAATTCTGGTCACGACGTCTGGAATCTGTGCGGTGTAGCATGTTACCGTACGAATTGACGCGACACGGCGCGGCGGCGAGAAATTACTATGGTAATGTGTTTAGTGTGCGTGAGTATTGCGTCAGGTCATTGACTTTCACTCTCTAAAGATAGTCGTTTTAGACTACGAAAAAGTGCTTCCGATGCCGATCTCGAAATTGGTTTGATATCTGTGCAGAAATTTTGCTATTAGAATAACAAATTATCGTTAAATCGATATTTACTGTCGACGTTATACGTAATGTTAGTCATTATCTGCTTGGGTTGTTAGAATTTGCAACATTATGAAATAAACAAGTTTTGAGTAACCAAAATTGGAAAATTCGTATTTTAACGAAAGTGAAGTTTTGTGCAAGTTAGAACGAGAATAAAATTGTAAGGTCTCCGTGTACGGAATGTTAGAAAGTTACATGTTAATTTTGAATACTAGTTCTATCACAGATTGAATCTCAGGGTAATGTCGATGTTCAGTGAAGTACCTTGGTCGATATCGTCAATATTGGGCGTCTATGTAAAAGTTCTGTTATTTCGCCGTTAACATTTAGTGCGAGAAGAGCTTTGACACTCGTGTTTTATGCACGTGCTACTTTTTGTACAGAATTATTTCGTTTCAGAAGCATAGTCAAGTTAGCATAATTTAGTATACATACATTATATAATTGCAATTACTGtgttagaaataaataaataatgttttCAAATTTCGTTACATTTTGAATGCTACAAAGCATtaacataaattatttaaaagaacGGTAAATTCTGTTGTTAGttatgaatattaataaatatttaatatactcAATCATTCCTATACATTAAAAAATCCTAGAATTATACAATGTATGCACCAAATATTATAGTAAAAGATTTCAGTGAAAGTTAATAAACCACCAAGGTCgtaataagaaaagaaattgcCACAGCTCAACTAGTAATAAGAAGTAAAACACGACGCAGCTAATAATTTCTACACACAACCTACAATATCCTACGCATAAAAACAAACCAGATTAttcgactaattgctatgtcgTAAAAAAAGTCGTGATTGCCCTCCGGTAACCTTGAACGAAACATTGGGTATCGTGCACGATCGATTAAATCCCGGATACGCACGCGCCAGGCCCACTGACAGCACCATCTCGTTATTAAAGTGCCGCGGGTGGTCCGAACACGTAATCGGATAGTATAAAAAGTTGAGAATGGGTACCCtataaagaatttaaaaaaaaagactcgcAGGCTAGATGGAATCAGTAACGAGAGGCCCGAAGATAGTGATCGATCTGACCTACGGAGAGAGGTGCACTGGCAGCGCTGGAGGACCTCGCAGGGGCGACGTAGTAGAACGACTGGGGTTGCGTCTGAGACTCGAGCAGCTGAAGCCTATGCGACTGAGCGgattgttgctgttgttgttgttgttgctgctgttgctgacGTCTTTGTTGTTGAGCGTAGAGCTGCTGTGACTGCTGCAGCAGTTGAGCTTGCTGCTTCCTGTACAGCACTTCCTGGGGTTGGCTGATAGCTGCTGCGGGGGCGGATTGAGCCGACTGGGTTGCCGGTTGCTTATAAAGCGGGGACTGACGCTGGGGCTGCTGGGGCTGAAGCTGCTGCAGCTGCTGGAGTCCAAGGTAGGACTGGGGCTGGGCTACGAACGGTTGGAGTTTGTGACTTAGGGTGAAGTCACCCACGGTTTGGGGTAGCGTTTGATAAAGTTGGGTATTGTACTGACCGGTAGCGGGATCGTAAACGAGCTCCGACTGGTAGATGGGGTCGGCGGCGGAGGCGGTGATCGGCGATTGACCGGCTAATTTTACTTTCGATGGTTGGGACGACGGTTGAACGGGCTTAGGGCTGGCTACGCCGACGGTGTTCACGTAACGCTCGAGCTCGGCGGCAAAGTCAAGGTGAGATGTGCTAGATGCGGTTGTGCTGCGCAGATTAGGCGATACAGTGACGGCCGAGGGACGAGTGTACGCTAATGCTGGGCGCTCGGTGCTACTAGGGGACACATATTGGGCAGCTACTTGTGCAACGTGGGGTCGGGGAGTGATTGCGACCGATTGCGGCTTTGGGTGACGGGCGACTGGGCGGCGAGTCGTCGTTTCGAGAGTTTGATACGCTGTCGATGATACTGTAGGCTGGGCACGGAGAATGGGCGATGCTGTGCTCTGATATTGGGTCGTCGAGGAAGCTAATCTGTAGAGAGCAGGACTGGCCGTGGGCGATGGCTCGTAAAGAGCTGTCGACGGTGTGACTTGAACGTAGGTCGGCTGTTGAGCCGTTCTGTAAGCATTTGGTCTTAACTGCGATGGCTTAACGAGGTCTTCATCGCCCAACTCTTGACTAGCATCGTCGTCTAATTGATATTGCGTTTGAAAGATCGTCGTGGGTGCTCGCGTGGTAGGTTGTTGATATGCTGGTCTCGATGATACTGGTCTTGGTATTGGTCTCACGGATGGATAGTTAGCTGGTCCAGAGATATCGTCTTCTTCTTGCTTGTCGGCAAGATCGTCTTCGTCATCCTTTGGTGCATTTGGATCGCAAGGATTGCCGGATACGTAGGTGAACTCTCTTTTATTACCATCAGGATCGATGTAACCGTATTTACCGCGCACTACGCAATCGGTTCCACGAGTTTCCTCCTTGAACGAACCATCGGCTGCCTCGTAGCCGAAAGTGAAAGATCCGTCGTCGTTGACCTTGTTGTAATTGCGAATGGTCTGGACTGGTGGTGGCTTGGATGAGTGCAGAGCGTCCTTCGAACGTGGCGAAGGAAGGGCACGGGTACGTGGTTGGTAGACTGCTGGGTTATAATCGTCTTCAGCCGCCTGACTGTCGTCTTCTTCGTAATAAACTTGCGGTTCTGCAATACGAGGCCGGATCTCCACTCGCTTTGCTTCTATTAGCAGCAGAAGGCATAATGGGATTACCTGGAAATCCAAATTACATTGTTAGTGTGTCTCATTTATAATAACTTTAAAGTAATAATAACTGAACTACAATAACTACAAGGTATATGAAATTCTTTTAATGTGCAAAAGATATTGACGAATCCAATTCCTTGCGTAACGTCGCAAAGAAAGTTTTGAAGTATTTTCAACACTATTTCAAATCCCAAAAAATGCACGAAGCAAAAAGGCATAGATCGACATTCAGTTATTATGCAAACTATACTGCAGGCAAACAtgattttaaatttcttttaaacTTCTTAACACAATTTTGGTAAAGAAACTGAGATATTCAAACAAGTATGTCAtatgttataatttaatattattacaacAGTCTTAGAGATCAGAATATCATTAATATCTCTTTTTATCAGAAATGATTTCAAACCACTTATAAATCAAACTTCTTTCTGCTACGAATCTCACTCAGGTATCTTCGCTCGATCATAATTTTTCTAATTACCATTAAAACAGCGCACGTAATATCATACTCATTCGTTATAAGCAACACGCTATCAGTCTATTAATATAATCGTCTCTGTTCCAGTCGGCAATTACTCTAATAGATACGCGTTACGAAAAGACGTTTCTAAGTAGTATAAGACGACAAGTAGAAAGGGACGTTATACGGCAGACAGGCCGCTAGAAGCAAATGCAGGATTTGATCGCGGTAGAGGAGGAAAACTTTTATCACGTCACGCGAGTCGTAATCAAAATTGTTGGATTAGAATGTCGGCAGACCAGGCCGTTATTCTAGTTTCCAAGCATGAAACCGGATCTGCATCGGGGTACGGTTTATAGTCAATAGGAAGCAGAAGATGGCGAAGAGAGAGTGAGTTTCGCGGATCGGTGAACTCGAGTACGCGCGAATGGTATGTGCAGCAAAATTCCTTATCGCTCGCTCGAACTAGCCCGACGTTACCGAACCATTTGCCATGTGCCAAGCAGCCCAGGAAGAAAAGTACTATGGCGAGCTCCATGCAATGTTATGGTATACGGAATTACCATTCGTCCACGCGATTTACCGTATTATGAGGTAGAATATAAAGAAACGTTGCTTTATTATGGAAAGTAGTGGAATCGTTCGTGGACGTTGGAATTTCATATGCTGATCGTTGTCACTGGAAAATTCTCTTTACTCCCTTTTAGTTTCCTTCATTGCTGGACGGTTTAAAATGGAAATGTTGTTTCATGGATGTCTATTTTTACTGATTCTTTgcgtgtattttattataagtTGTCGACGTTGATATTTAAGCCTTCGTAGTattcttaaaatttcattttgttcatcttaattttgtttaatattctAGACtctcaaaaattcaaaaaacgTTTTTAATTTGGTGTTCAACAGATTTTTGACTTTATCATAGCGTAGCTCGAAAGAGACTCGAACAAGCTATCAAATATCTGGtactataaattttatattttaaatttcatcATATATAACTGAGTTGATGATGCTTATTTCTTGTAAGAAGTTGAAAATATGTATCTTTTTCATATTTGATGGTGAAATGATTGACTTTGAATTCTTCGTTATTATTCAATAGTTTATAGAAGTTTATAGAAGTTTAAAGATAGTTTATAGACCACTAGAAGATCGTTCACTAATGCCCAAATTAGGTGTAATACCTTTTCTGTAACTTTTGTACGATGAACGTACGTGTGACATGTAATGGATTTCTTTATATCTTCTGTAAAAGCCTATTATGTGCGTACATTAAGGTCAATTTCTTTGACATACTCAATTGTGCGGAAACATCGTGTCCATAATGATATATAGAAACAGCGAGTAGTAGATTTGGGTCGACGCGACCGGTAGCAAACAGATTCGACAGAATTTCAGGCGTTTCTGCTCGTGAGAAATCACGTTCTCGTAAAATATGGAAAGCTTTGATTTATTGCATAACGTTGTCTTGCATTCGCGATACAGTAATTCAAGAAAGCAGATAGCGATTCGTAAAACACGTTGTCGGAGGCGGGTTGAAAGATGGAAACGTGGGCAAAGATATCCACAAAGACAatagatttaaaaatataagCGAATAACCGCGCATTCTGTGGGCACAGTGCAGTAAAGgcatgaataaaattaaaattaatgtgACTATCCAGAAAAAGGTACACGTATTCATATCTATTTTACCACAAGGTATTTTGAAACACTTAAAACTTGTATCGGATGAATGGTTTCTACAAGCAATGGCCAGCatattgatattaataatttcagacATTTCTGTAACAGGTGTGTGGTAACTGGACGATTATGAATACCTAAATCAACAACTAGTTTTCTCGAATAAAAACAGGAAAGGTTTGGAGCAAAGTGATCGTATTACTTTACAAGTCTTTAAAATACGCGTTTAACATTTTCCCATAGACATTCGTAATATTGCAATTAAAATACCAGAACgagaaacatatttcaaataataaaaactcTGTAATCGCGTCATTGCGACGCTAAAGaagtaataaaataagaaaGCCTTGAAACGTTCCGTCAAACGATTTCTACGACACAAAATACTTGTTTGAAAGAATTTGGAACGCTGACGAAACACAAAACGACCAGGATAAATTGCTAATCCCCTCGAGGGAAACTAATAATAATCTCGATTCTCTTCCCGTCACGTTTCTGCATTCTCATTTCCATGTCGTCCACCGATACGTGGTTCGGTTTCCTTGTAATACTTTTCACCCGTAACTGATTCATCATCGAGAGAATTTTCCTATTATGAGGAGGATTTCCCATGCGCGTTGAGCTGACCGTACGTCCTTACGACAAGACGTGGTCCCGACTTCCGGTAGAACCACTCGGTGGGAACCGCCCCAGCTCATACGTGTTACGTAATTTCTACTACTCGGTTGACCCGAATACGGGGCGAGGCAGGATTATAGCAGCGCAACGTGGTTACCGTGAGAGATTCAGATTCAGAGCGTCGTAACTCGCCTCTGTTTCGCTACACCATCGCTTCTGGATCTCCTTGAACCGAACCGAGAGCAAATGCTCGCACAAAACAGCCGCACCACGCCTCGCGACGACCCACAGGAAACGCTCGATACACCACTGTCACTTTTAAACGCTCGTTCGCTTGTACACGAAATGCGCCTAACCTACGGCGATTTTCGCGACATTCTCTTTTAGATGCTATAGCAACGAGCTTCGCCTCTCAACGGGTGGTgcattaattaaattgtatccGCCAAAGAAGGTTATCAGTTTGTCAGATATATTTCATTCGAGATCGATTAGCTGTCATGGATATCATGGTTCCAGTTATACTGCTGATCCGaaataagagaaataaaaaaagaagatttcTTATCAACAAATTTGGCAATAGCCAGTAATAGAATGAATGAAAAAAAGTAATGATCGATA from Bombus affinis isolate iyBomAffi1 chromosome 3, iyBomAffi1.2, whole genome shotgun sequence encodes:
- the LOC126914044 gene encoding mediator of RNA polymerase II transcription subunit 12-like isoform X1 translates to MRIISLVIPLCLLLLIEAKRVEIRPRIAEPQVYYEEDDSQAAEDDYNPAVYQPRTRALPSPRSKDALHSSKPPPVQTIRNYNKVNDDGSFTFGYEAADGSFKEETRGTDCVVRGKYGYIDPDGNKREFTYVSGNPCDPNAPKDDEDDLADKQEEDDISGPANYPSVRPIPRPVSSRPAYQQPTTRAPTTIFQTQYQLDDDASQELGDEDLVKPSQLRPNAYRTAQQPTYVQVTPSTALYEPSPTASPALYRLASSTTQYQSTASPILRAQPTVSSTAYQTLETTTRRPVARHPKPQSVAITPRPHVAQVAAQYVSPSSTERPALAYTRPSAVTVSPNLRSTTASSTSHLDFAAELERYVNTVGVASPKPVQPSSQPSKVKLAGQSPITASAADPIYQSELVYDPATGQYNTQLYQTLPQTVGDFTLSHKLQPFVAQPQSYLGLQQLQQLQPQQPQRQSPLYKQPATQSAQSAPAAAISQPQEVLYRKQQAQLLQQSQQLYAQQQRRQQQQQQQQQQQQSAQSHRLQLLESQTQPQSFYYVAPARSSSAASAPLSVGQIDHYLRASRY
- the LOC126914044 gene encoding transcription factor SPT20 homolog isoform X2, giving the protein MRIISLVIPLCLLLLIEAKRVEIRPRIAEPQVYYEEDDSQAAEDDYNPAVYQPRTRALPSPRSKDALHSSKPPPVQTIRNYNKVNDDGSFTFGYEAADGSFKEETRGTDCVVRGKYGYIDPDGNKREFTYVSGNPCDPNAPKDDEDDLADKQEEDDISGPANYPSVRPIPRPVSSRPAYQQPTTRAPTTIFQTQYQLDDDASQELGDEDLVKPSQLRPNAYRTAQQPTYVQVTPSTALYEPSPTASPALYRLASSTTQYQSTASPILRAQPTVSSTAYQTLETTTRRPVARHPKPQSVAITPRPHVAQVAAQYVSPSSTERPALAYTRPSAVTVSPNLRSTTASSTSHLDFAAELERYVNTVGVASPKPVQPSSQPSKVKLAGQSPITASAADPIYQSELVYDPATAQPQSYLGLQQLQQLQPQQPQRQSPLYKQPATQSAQSAPAAAISQPQEVLYRKQQAQLLQQSQQLYAQQQRRQQQQQQQQQQQQSAQSHRLQLLESQTQPQSFYYVAPARSSSAASAPLSVGQIDHYLRASRY